Genomic window (Chondrocystis sp. NIES-4102):
TTTAGGGTGTAATTAGAAACGTTGCCCAAATCACTCAGCATTTCATAGATAATTGTTTCCTGCATCAAATTAGTAGGAAGACCACCGCGTCCTAGATTAACAAAGCGATTTTTACTAAAATCATGTTTAACAGTACAACCAGTAGTAATATAATCTGCTGCAACTAAAGGCGATCGCTCTTGAGTTTGGGTGGAAATTTTACTATTGGAATCTAGGGTATCTATTTTTACAGTTCCAACTTTTTGTTGTAGATCAGAACTTGCGGTAATACTACTATTGGGGTTAACAAATAGTCCTTGGGTAGCTATAGCAATGTTACCACCACTTCCTTGTTGGGCATCGGCACTAATTTTATTCGATTCTAATAATACTAAGTTATCAGCCGTTAAGAGAATATTACCCCCGTTACCATTTTGCTGGGCGGTGGTGGAAATATTAGCAAGATTATTAAATATTACTGACTCACTAGCAATAATATTAATCGAACCTCCTTCACCTGATTGAGTATTGGCTGTAATTTGTCCTGCATTATCTAATTCCAAATTAGCAGTATTAATAGTAATATCTCCCCCATTAGCCAGACCAAAATTACTAACAGAAATTTCTGCTTGATCATCTAGTTTGAGATAAGAAGTATTGATAACTAAATTACCGCTTTCACCTTTTGGTTGTAATTGTAAGGGTAAGCCTTTAATACCAGCAGCAGCAACTAACCCACTATTTAATATCGTTGTCGATAAATGACCAGTGCGATCGCGTGATCGTAAAATACCTGTACCACTAATTATCACCGAATCATTGGCATTAACAGTAATTGTTCCCCCTGCACCCTCCCCAGCCAAAGCTTGGATCTGACTACCATCTTTAATAGTTAGTTCACCTGTATTAAGTGTAATTTCTCCCCCTGTGCCTTTGCCTTGGGTTGAAGTGCTAATAATTGTGGGGTTGCTACTAGTACTATTGGATAATTGCACGCTTTCAGTAGCATCTATAGTAATATTACCCCCTTTGCCCTCGCTCAACGTGCCAGCCGAAATTATAGACCCATTAGTCAATGTAACTTTTGGAGCTTGAAATAGAATATCACCCCCAGACTCAGTAATAGCTTGATCGATATTAGATTGTATCTGTCCTACTTGAGTGAGTAATAGACCGCCGTTAAGATTAATAGAGTCTGTAGCTTCAAGATTAATTATGCCTCCTTTGCCGTCGCTGTCTGTTAAGTTGCGTATACCTGAACCTGTGGCAAGATTGATAACATCACCCTGAAAATTGACTATGCCACTAGCATTAATCAAAGCGCGATCGCTTAATTCTAAGTTACCTAATTGACTAACATTCTGATAATCAAATTGCCACCCATTCTCGTTTGGCTCTAACCCAACAGTCCCAGACTTAATACTACTAATTTCAATATTACTGTTTACACCACTAAGGCTATTTCTCTCAATTGTGATATCTCCACCTAATAAAGCCAAAGTATGACCAGGCTTAATATTTAAACCACTATTGCCAACAGTGCGATTATAATTAGGCAAAACATTAATTTCGCCAGGGTTACTACCATATTGCAAACCAATAGGCAAACTAATAGTTAGTAAAGGTGGTGTTGTAGGAGAAACAGCACTAAATTCAGTACCGTCAGTAAAAAGGATGCGATCGCTAGTAGTAGCAATAAAAGATCCACCAATATTTAATTGAGCATTGTTGCCGAAAATAATTCCCGCAGGGTTAAGTAAAAATAAATTAGCACTCCCCTGACTTTGAATTAAACCATCAATTTGAGAAATATTACCCCCCGTCACACGGGTAAAAATATTATTAATGCTTGGAGTATGAGAAAAATTTACTACTTGATTTGTAGGGACAGAAAATTCTTCAAAACTGTGAAAAAGATTATTACCTGCTTGAATTCCACCTGTGATCAGGGAAAGATTATCAGTAACCTGTACTTGTGTATCAGTAGTGCGATCGCTCTTTATCTGTGCTTCGACGTTGTTACTACCTATTAATAAACTAAGACTGGCGATGATCACTGTAGCACTAACATCAAGTTTATACTTACCACAATTAATAGACAGCACGGCGATAACCTATAGAAAAATCTGACGCGATCTTAACAGTGACTAGTGACTAGTGACTAGTTATGGAGGGAGGAGAGGGGGGGTAGGGGGTAGGAGGTAGGGGGTAGGGGGTAGGAGTGGCTGAGACAGGTAAAGAGTAAAGAGTAATCCCACAAGGGGACAATGAGAGTAACGCGCTACTTATTACTTGTAAGGAGTCAGGAGATATTGTTATTTGAAGGCTAAAAGCTAAAAGCTAAACCTTAACAAAAATACAAAATTCTCCAGAATTAAGTAAACTCATATACAGGTATTCTGTTAGTCTAAAATTTCATGCAAATAAGTTCCAAGCCAACTTCATCGTTTTCCAGAGCTTTACTATTAATTGCACCCTTTTTTTTATGGGGGACAGCGATGGTAGCAATGAAAGGGGTTATTCCTTATACGACACCTTTTTTTATGGCAGGGGTAAGGTTAGTACCTGCGGGGATGTTAGTTTTACTAGTCGCAAGTGTTTTAAAATTACCTCAACCAAAAACTTGGCAAGCTTGGTTATGGATTTTGGGTTTTGGAATAATTGATGGAGCGATGTTTCAAGGCTTTTTAGCACAGGGAATTGTTAAAACTGGTGCTGGTTTGGGTTCGGTGATGATTGATTCCCAGCCATTAGCTGTTGCTCTATTATCGAGTATTTTGTTTGGAGAGGTGATTGGGTTTTGGGGTTGGTTAGGACTAATTGTTGGGGTATTGGGAATTAGTTTAATTGGTTTACCTGATAGTTGGATCTATGGCTTATTTACAGGGGATTTAACAGTTGTTAATGTCAGTTGGCTAGGTTTATTTAATAATGGCGAATGGTTGATGCTGTTGGCTGCGCTATCGATGGCAATTGGCACAGTAATGATTCGCTATGTCAGTCGATATAGTGATCCTGTGGTGGCGACAGGTTGGCATATGATCTTGGGAGGACTACCTTTATTTGGTCTATCTTGGGTACAAGAGTCGCAACAGTGGGCAAATATTACTATAGAGGGTTGGTTAGCCTTAAGCTATGCTACGGTTTTCGGCAGTGCGATCGCTTATGGAATTTTCTTTTATTTGGCATCTAAGGGTAATTTAACTAGTTTGAGTGCCTTAACTTTCCTTACCCCGATTTTTGCGCTATTATTTGGCACTATTATTCTTTCTGAAGTCTTAAGTACAATTCAATCTTTGGGCGTATTTCTAACTATTATCAGTATTTATTTGATTAATCAAAGAGAGAAACTTAGTGCGAGATTTAGTGGTAAAACAGGACAATTAGAAGCAACTATGCAAGCAGTCAGTAGGGAAGCCAAGGAAATTGAGACGGTAAATATCACCCCACCAGCAACAATCAATCAAGATCTGGCGATCGAAGAATAATAAAAGCTTTTAGGGAGGATGCAGCTATAGCTATAAGCCAAGATTGTTTTATGACCACAAGCTAATTAAACTAGTAGTAAAACTAACCCAAGCTTATTGCCTTATAGCACCCAACACTAAGCTTTTATCACTAAGAAATTATTTATTGTTTCTCTTCAATTACTTGATCGATTAGACCATACTCTTTAGCTTCAAAAGCCGACATAAAGTAATCGCGATCGGTATCCTTTCTTATTTTTTCAATCGACTGTCCTGTATTATCAGACATCATTTGATTTAACTGATCACGAATACGTAGAATTTCTCTGGCTTCAATGTCAATATCTGTAGCCTGTCTACTTCCTTGTACTCCGCCTAACGGTTGATGGATCATGATTCTTGCATGGGGTAAAGCCAAACGCTTACCTTTTGTGCCACCAGCGAGGAGAAACGCCCCCATAGAAGCAGCCAAACCGACGCAGATAGTTACAACTTCGGATTTAATATGACGCATGGTGTCATAAATCGCTAACCCTGCGGTTACTGATCCACCTGGAGAGTTGATGTACAGATAGATTGGTTTACCAGGATCTTCGGAGTCGAGATATAGCATGATGGCAATAATTTGATTTGCCAAACCGTCGTCAACACTTCTACCTAAGAAGATAATACGCTCACGATATAAACGGTCATAGATACTAATCCAGTCGCTATATTGCTGACCTGGTAATTGATAGGGAACTTTGGGAATACCAATGGGCATAGGACTTTACCTTATAATTTATGTGTATTAAGTGAGGGTGGAAACAGGAGTTGGTAATTGACTGGCACTTTCCAAAACCTTGTCAATTAGTCCGTATTCTTTTGCAGCTTGGGGAGTCATGTAAAACATACGGTCTGTATCTTTTTCTAGTTTCTCGATTGGCTGACCTGTATTTTGACTAAAAATTTCTAAAACTGCTCTTTTGTTTGCCAATACCTCTTTAGCACGTATTTGTATATCTGTGGCTTGACCACGCGCACCTTGACGAGCTTGATGTAAAATAATTGTGCCATTGGGTAGACTAGCTCGATAACCTTTAGCCCCAGCAGAGAGGATCATTGCTGCTGTCCCCATTGCTTGCCCAATACAGATCGTATGTACTGGAGGCTTAATATAATTCATGGTGTCACAAATGGCAAAAGCTTCAGTTTCAAAACCGATAGACTCCCCACCATACCAAGAAGTACCAGTAGAGTTGATATACATGGTAATTGGTTTTTCAGGATCGTCAAATTGCAAGAAAAGCAACTGCGCCACAATTAACTCTGTAACATCAAGTCCTATTTGATTTTTATATTCGTCAGGAGACACTAAGGGTAGTCCTAAATAGATGATGCGCTCTTTAAGTAATAAAGAAGGTAAATCTGGGGGTGGAGTCCGATAATTGCCTCCGCCTCCTCTGTAGGGTGCTTGTACTGCCTGAATTGGTGAATCCATAGTATTTTTAATTTAATTTACCTTTGACGTTATTGTGTGTTATGCCAAAACAATGATTAGCAAAACAACAAATATACTTTTGGTTATGCTTTTGTGGCATGGTTAGTAAAATGATTTTAACGCATCTATCTCCCTGGGTTTAGCTGATTTTCATCTCTAAAACCGAACCTCAACCGAATATCAATATTTTTATTAGACTTAGTATCGCTAACTATGGCAAGAACAATTGCTTTAATCGCTCATGACGCAAAAAAGGACGACCTAATAGATTTTGCTTTACGTTATAAACATTTATTGTCTCGTTATCATTTAATTGCTACAGGAACAACAGGTAGAATGCTTGAGGAGGCTAGTAATTTAGATATTGAACGTTTGGCATCGGGGGCTTTAGGAGGGGATGCTCAAATTGCTGCTAGGGTAGTTGAGCGCGAGGTAATAGCCGTAATTTTTTTAATGGATTCACTTCATGCTCAATCCCATGAACCTGATGTGCAATTTCTCTTGCGAATTTGTAATGTTCATCAAGTTCCTTTTGCTACTAATTTGGGAACAGCAGAAGCGATCGCCATTTATTTAGCTCAAAGTTTGGTAGCTCATTTGATTTTTAATCCTGTCTCAGGGAATGGTAATGGTAAGGAACTTAATTTTATTAAACAAATGTTAGAACCTCATTTACATTTGGAAGTTCATTTAACCACGCCTGATATTAGTCCCTATACATTAGCTCAACAGGCGATCGCCCAGGGGGCAGACATTATTATTGCTTCTGGGGGGGATGGTACGGTTTCTGCGGTAGCAGGGGCATTAATTGGTACAAGAATTCCTTTGGGTATTATTCCTCGTGGTACAGCTAATGCTTTTGGAATGGCAATGGGTATCACTCAGCAAATTAATCAGATGCGTCGAGCCTGTGAGATTATTTTGACAGGTAAAACTAGGGTGGTGGATGCAGCTATTTGTAATAATTTACCTTTGATTTTGTTGGCTGGTATTGGCTACGAAGCCGAAACTATTGAAAAAGCCGATCGCGAAACTAAAAACCGTTGGGGGTCACTGGCTTATATTATGGCTGGTTGGCAACAGTTGGATGAGCAAAAGCTTTTTGACGCGGAAATTGAAATTGAAGGCGAGGTTAGAACTTTTCAGGCTGGAGCGATTACGGTTGCTAATGCTGCTCCCCCTACTTCGGTATTAGCCCAAGGTATTGGCGAGGTGGTTGCTGATGATGGGTTACTGGATATTACTATTGCTACTGTGGAAAATAAATTACACGGGGTGACAACTATGTTAAGTATGTTAGGGGCAGCACTAATTAAAACTAATGCAGGTTTGGATAATATAGTTCACTTGCGATCGCCCAAGGTGAGGATTTCTGCTACTCCTCCTCAAAAAGTGGTTTTAGATGGCGAAATTATTGGTAACACTCCTTTAGAAATTGAATGTATTCCTCAAAGTTTAACTATTTTTGCCCCTGTGACTGAAGGTTAGATATAATTCCTGTTTTATACGAAATCCGATTACCAAAACATACTTTCGATCTGTAGTTTTAATTAGTTTAAAACAAGCGTGCCTACTACCTACTACAAGCGTGCCTAGTGCCTCACCTCAACTTTTAAATAGCGTATCTAAACAGGATTGAGTATTATTTATGAACTAGGTTTAACCAGCTTTCTGCATCTTTCCAACCTAAACCCTGACGCACTATTTCAGGTTCATCCCGCGTAAAATCTAGAATGGTGGAGACTTTAAACCCAGGATCTAAACCATTATCGATAATTATATCTACTTGTTTTTCCAAAGTGTCGAAGAGGGTAGCTTTATCAACATTCATAGTAGGATAATCCCCTGCATGATCGCTTATATGTGCTGAGGTTGAAATTATCGGATTACCAAGGCGAGTTAATAATTCTTGGCATAAAACATTATCTGGCACTCTAATTCCTGTAGTTTTGCGTTTAGGATTCATCACCAGTTTAGGAACTAGTTTAGTGGCAGGTAAAAGAAATGTATATGGCCCTGGAATTAAATGTTTCATAATGCGATAAGAGCGATCGCTAACTGTGGCATATTGGGCAATATTGGAGAGGGAAGAACATAAAAACGTTAAGGGTTTATCGTTAGACATTTGTTTGATTCTTCTGACTTTTTCCACTGCGGATTTTACATTGAGATCACAACCGATCGCATAAACTGTATCGGTAGGATATAGAATTACTGCTCCCTTTTGTAATTCGCTCACAATTTGCTCGATAGTCCTTGCTTGTGGATTAGTATGATGTAACTCGTATAAAACTGTCATATTTTTCAAAGAAACTAAGAAATAATTATCTATTTACTCTGCTCACAACAGGTACAATCAATTCAGAGTTTAAGCAAGCTGCTATAAATGGTGTTTTTATGGTCAGGATTGGTTACTGGGAATGTCCTACGGGAATTTCTGGAGATATGTGTTTAGGAGCTTTAATTGATTTGGGCTTACCCTGGCAATATTTAATTGATAATCTCTCTCTTTTGGGTATTGATCAAGAATATGAGTTGAAAACTTCAACTGTTATACGTAATGGGCAAGCAGCTACTAAATTTGAGGTTAACCTACACCTTGCACCTGAGTTTACTACTAGTGATCATCATTATCCTGCTAGACACCTGGAAGAGATTGAAAATTTAATTAAATCTGCAACTTTACCAGCACGGGTTAAGCAATGGAGTTTAGCTATCTTTCGTCAATTGGCTGAAGCTGAAGGGGAAGTTCATGGTATTTCTCCCTCCCAGGTTCATTTTCACGAAGTGGGTGCAACCGATGCCATTGTAGATATCGTCGGTACTTGTATTGGCTTGGATTGGTTAGATTTAGATCAATTGTATTGCTCCCCTATGCCTACGGGGGGTGGTACTGTTAAGGCTGCTCATGGTCTTTTGCCTGTGCCTGTACCTGCGGTGGTCAAGCTGTGGCAAGCAAGGAAAGTACCAGTTTATAGCAATAATATCAAAAAAGAGCTAGTTACACCAACAGGGGCAGCGATCGCAACCACCTTGGCTACTGATTTCGGCGATCCTCCTGCTATGAAACTGGAAAAGATTGGGTTGGGTGCAGGTTCTCGTGATTTGGAAATTCCTAATATTTTACGTTTTTGGATCGGGGAACAAACCGCCACTGTTTCTACTCCTGCTTTATTTGCTGCGGAAACTATTAGCGTCTTGGAAACTCAAATTGACGATCTCAATCCTCAAGCTATTGCTTATACTTTAGAACGGTTATTAGCTGCTGGGGCATTGGATGTTTTTACTCAGAATATTTCTATGAAGAAATGGCGTTCTGGTATCCTTTTAACCGTTATTTGTGAGCCTCAATTGGTTAATACTTGTAAAACTATTATCTTTGAGGAAACTACTACCCTAGGAATTCGCGATCGCACTCAACTTAGAAGTACTCTTAAACGCGAAATACAATCTGTTACCACCGTCTACGGTACAGTAAATATGAAAGTTGCCAGATGGGAAAATGGTAACCAACAACAAATTGTTAATGTACAGCCAGAATATGAAGATTGCGCCACCTTAGCCCGTCAACATCATGTTCCCTGGAAACAAATATCTCAACTGGCTGTCTCTGCTTGGCAACAGTTAAATGCCTCCTCAACATAACTACAATTAAATAATTGGAATAAATATATGACTTGGGTAACCAGCCTGTGGAAATTTTCGCGCCCCCACACTATCATTGGTACGAGCTTAAGTGTACTAGCTTTGTACTGTATTTGTTTAGCCACCACTGGAAAGCCAGTAACAGCAATAAATTTGGAACAGATGTTAGCAGTTTGGCTAGCCTGTTTATGTGGCAACATTTATATTGTGGGTTTAAATCAAATATTTGATATAAAAATAGATCG
Coding sequences:
- the clpP_1 gene encoding Clp protease, translating into MPIGIPKVPYQLPGQQYSDWISIYDRLYRERIIFLGRSVDDGLANQIIAIMLYLDSEDPGKPIYLYINSPGGSVTAGLAIYDTMRHIKSEVVTICVGLAASMGAFLLAGGTKGKRLALPHARIMIHQPLGGVQGSRQATDIDIEAREILRIRDQLNQMMSDNTGQSIEKIRKDTDRDYFMSAFEAKEYGLIDQVIEEKQ
- the clpP_2 gene encoding Clp protease → MDSPIQAVQAPYRGGGGNYRTPPPDLPSLLLKERIIYLGLPLVSPDEYKNQIGLDVTELIVAQLLFLQFDDPEKPITMYINSTGTSWYGGESIGFETEAFAICDTMNYIKPPVHTICIGQAMGTAAMILSAGAKGYRASLPNGTIILHQARQGARGQATDIQIRAKEVLANKRAVLEIFSQNTGQPIEKLEKDTDRMFYMTPQAAKEYGLIDKVLESASQLPTPVSTLT
- a CDS encoding putative methylglyoxal synthase-like protein, producing MARTIALIAHDAKKDDLIDFALRYKHLLSRYHLIATGTTGRMLEEASNLDIERLASGALGGDAQIAARVVEREVIAVIFLMDSLHAQSHEPDVQFLLRICNVHQVPFATNLGTAEAIAIYLAQSLVAHLIFNPVSGNGNGKELNFIKQMLEPHLHLEVHLTTPDISPYTLAQQAIAQGADIIIASGGDGTVSAVAGALIGTRIPLGIIPRGTANAFGMAMGITQQINQMRRACEIILTGKTRVVDAAICNNLPLILLAGIGYEAETIEKADRETKNRWGSLAYIMAGWQQLDEQKLFDAEIEIEGEVRTFQAGAITVANAAPPTSVLAQGIGEVVADDGLLDITIATVENKLHGVTTMLSMLGAALIKTNAGLDNIVHLRSPKVRISATPPQKVVLDGEIIGNTPLEIECIPQSLTIFAPVTEG
- a CDS encoding Sua5/YciO/YrdC/YwlC family protein, coding for MTVLYELHHTNPQARTIEQIVSELQKGAVILYPTDTVYAIGCDLNVKSAVEKVRRIKQMSNDKPLTFLCSSLSNIAQYATVSDRSYRIMKHLIPGPYTFLLPATKLVPKLVMNPKRKTTGIRVPDNVLCQELLTRLGNPIISTSAHISDHAGDYPTMNVDKATLFDTLEKQVDIIIDNGLDPGFKVSTILDFTRDEPEIVRQGLGWKDAESWLNLVHK